The proteins below come from a single Mytilus edulis chromosome 5, xbMytEdul2.2, whole genome shotgun sequence genomic window:
- the LOC139524076 gene encoding toll-like receptor 2, whose translation MKTKETTSLFALSIITTVTFVKPVFHCTYKWNEKHKLVANCEHQGLTSVPRNLSRDIQELILSNNLINILKNNSFIKYSNMERLILSKNKIYEIHEDAFVGLNSLTVLKVNDNLINITILPEGVFRHLSNLIALDISKNKKQLNESYQFIYPDVTFSRLEHLQNLSIDLYMYPVFGRGFIKLHNLTSLDFHKCYLRNSIGFKLWNSTFENFSSNLKELYIRGCRHLFLMEYGLLEHFPNLKILDLSNSYVHLYQALRILHPYQNKKMSVINFHHITDSSINGNDFPYSVVITAEMMKYIRTICIESLDLSKTGIVDYQEKSLFSFEHPKCFKTFIMSANRLPATITDHYFEVVEFMKRAANIKVYDFSYLTSDYPDPVYLNVYHPETLDPFEKRIHNVYFSPEVSIFLPPSLEFLRFTHTSSVFSTAFIICSNTSLRYLDVSFGVYKHFPNGTDSCGKQLEYLDISGSPKAIKTFPRIPLPKLDILKMAHARIDQLILKGKEWMVFRAPNLRKIDISFNNIWILEETTFVNQPNITHLNLSNNLFRAIPTFVKHLHKLEYLNLSNNLIVSINDTMRRWLDNVSSNRKFVLDLSNNDLVCSCDTVDFLSWIEKKKEIFYDADNYTCTYTKKSEQVPLKKVIKNKKKYFLYCEINMWLLPLCISVGSAFGIFIPLSLLYNYRWKIILHMYRKVRRVVENNLHENYMYDAYVSYEDRSVTWIQEFLLPKIEDEWGLKVFLHDRDILPGDLTADAKAESIKKSRHFVFIITEHFTEGKWGKFEIERAVYEKCTTNLRKIIVILQNIQVKDIPEEIVKISNDVCFIELPLDKNEIYDKTDHQSTWLKLQALFYLN comes from the coding sequence ATGAAAACGAAAGAGACAACATCCCTGTTCGCTCTGTCGATCATCACAACAGTAACATTTGTGAAACCAGTATTTCACTGTACATACAAGTGGAATGAAAAACATAAGCTGGTCGCCAATTGTGAACATCAAGGATTGACATCTGTGCCAAGGAATCTAAGTCGAGATATACAGGAGTTAATACTTTCAAATAACTTGATAAACATACTCAAAAACAAttcatttatcaaatattcaaacatGGAAAGGCTGATTTTAAGCaagaataaaatatatgaaattcatGAGGATGCCTTTGTAGGACTTAATTCGCTTACAGTTTTGAAGGTAAATGATAATTTGATCAACATCACAATTCTCCCAGAAGGAGTATTCAGACATCTTAGTAATTTAATTGCACTGgatataagtaaaaataaaaagcaattGAATGAAAGCTATCAGTTTATTTATCCCGATGTCACATTTTCTAGATTGGAACACTTGCAGaatctctcaattgatttatacATGTATCCTGTATTCGGTAGAggatttataaaacttcacaaccTCACCTCATTGGATTTTCATAAATGTTATTTGCGAAATAGTATTGGATTTAAGCTATGGAATTCAACCTTTGAAAACTTTTCATCAAATCTGAAAGAACTTTATATCAGAGGCTGTCGTCATCTTTTCCTGATGGAATATGGATTACTTGAACATTTTCCTAACTTAAAAATTTTAGACTTATCAAATTCGTACGTACACTTATATCAAGCATTGCGCATTCTTCATCCATAtcagaataaaaaaatgtccGTTATAAACTTTCACCACATAACCGATAGTTCAATCAATGGAAATGATTTTCCTTACTCTGTTGTTATAACAGCAGAAATGATGAAATATATAAGAACTATTTGTATAGAGTCATTGGACTTGTCGAAAACAGGAATCGTAGATTACCAGGAAAAATCTTTATTTTCGTTCGAGCACCCAAAATGCTTCAAAACCTTTATTATGTCTGCTAATAGACTACCGGCAACGATTACAGACCACTACTTTGAAGTAGTTGAATTCATGAAACGTGCTGCTAATATTAAGGTCTACGATTTTTCATACCTAACTTCAGATTATCCTGATCCCGTTTATTTAAACGTATACCATCCTGAAACTTTGGAtccttttgaaaaaagaattcacAACGTTTATTTTTCACCGGAAGTCAGTATTTTCCTTCCACCGTCTTTAGAATTTCTTCGATTTACTCACACTTCATCAGTCTTTAGTACAGCGTTTATCATATGTTCGAACACCTCGCTAAGATATCTTgatgtgtcatttggtgtctacAAGCATTTTCCGAATGGGACAGACAGCTGTGGAAAGCAGTTGGAATACTTAGACATTTCAGGAAGTCCTAAGGCAATCAAAACATTTCCCAGAATTCCCCTGCCAAAACTCGACATCTTAAAAATGGCACATGCACGCATAgaccaattaattttaaaaggtaAGGAATGGATGGTATTCCGAGCACCAAATTTGAGAAAAATAGACATATCTTTCAATAACATTTGGATATTGGAGGAAACAACATTTGTAAATCAGCCAAATATTACGCATTTAAACCTGTCAAATAATCTATTCAGGGCCATTCCTACCTTTGTTAAACACCTACACAAATTGGAATATTTAAATCTTTCTAACAATTTGATTGTTTCCATTAATGATACCATGAGGCGTTGGCTGGATAATGTGTCTTCAAATCGAAAGTTTGTCCTGGACTTGAGTAACAACGATTTGGTGTGTTCGTGTGATACGGTAGACTTCctttcgtggatagagaaaaagaaagaaatattttatgatgctgacaattatacatgtacatacacaaAGAAAAGCGAACAAGTCCCATTaaagaaagtaataaaaaataaaaagaaatacttTTTATATTGTGAAATAAATATGTGGCTACTTCCTTTATGTATATCAGTTGGAAGTGCGTTTGGTATATTCATACCTCTTTCTCTGCTTTATAACTATAGATGGAAAATAATTCTTCACATGTATAGAAAAGTGAGGCGCGTTGTTGAGAACAATTTACATGAAAACTATATGTACGACGCATATGTTTCTTATGAAGACAGAAGCGTAACATGGATTCAAGAGTTTCTTCTCCCAAAAATTGAAGATGAATGGGGGTTGAAAGTGTTTTTACATGATCGAGATATTCTTCCTGGTGATCTAACAGCAGATGCGAAAGCAGAATCTATTAAAAAAAgcagacattttgttttcatcattaCTGAACATTTTACCGAAGGAAAATGGGGAAAATTTGAAATAGAAAGAGCAGTGTACGAAAAATGTACTACAAACCTGagaaaaataattgttattttacaaaacattcaagTTAAGGACATTCCAGaagaaattgtgaagatttcaaaTGATGTTTGCTTTATTGAATTACCATTGGATAAAAACgaaatttatgacaaaacagATCACCAAAGCACCTGGCTAAAGTTACAAGCTCTGTTTTATCTAAATTAG